A portion of the Acidisarcina polymorpha genome contains these proteins:
- a CDS encoding PKD domain-containing protein → MRRKAACVLLLSAATALCMAWNAAGGQVTFASIPPEVSSTHFTVKIGHKSTPVVSAASGYYLLNFDISSPVQVTVTASDPHYWDRGVEVQPMRFGIRPRRDGASITFPLEQPAKLTITRPGEHYADSEMLFLFANKPERYRITANTPGVRYYGPGVHRENIDAHEGDNIYLAAGAVIMGALNIWQVDNVHVSGLGMLLYNGPQDPDHDTGWMHKLNWHVITMDSAHGIEIEGITAVVRSRTWMIQMRDSRGVTFRNVKVVGGSPGNANQDGMDWLGGGDTLVQDSFIRAADDIFAMYGNWDGYTEEALATPGHEVSNITIESSVLSTSISNVVRANWPKKIFDSNHFTLRDSDVIHMGMGSCGVPFALVELWADPAGKGLQSNYRIEDVRLEDWYSLVQLRQPNPAIRDVHFENISAMDGPGLAPSELKGDVSGVTFRDVNLGAGNVREDANIPLQVMDGAAEPAYGHSAEAADFSYTGGLIRPGRKVTFTVPAAIGVRYHWLFGDGAAADGAVIQHSFADADGTLLDGTGRYRVLLAATDASGRTRWSSRTLVVRPSLMAAQTEEGMPQGLVKIAGSDASYEGMVRIPADGGYTLTLLTSTTASLSVDGERTQSGMLRPQVCGSKGAAVQAVRVSVALAAGLHRVEIDRGPEIENAASSKEPVLLWEGPGMMREPVSASALLHAAH, encoded by the coding sequence ATGAGGCGCAAAGCTGCTTGTGTACTGTTGTTGAGTGCAGCAACTGCATTGTGCATGGCGTGGAACGCAGCGGGGGGGCAGGTGACGTTCGCGTCTATCCCGCCGGAGGTGAGTTCCACCCATTTCACTGTGAAAATCGGCCACAAGAGTACGCCGGTAGTGAGCGCTGCCAGTGGGTATTACCTGCTGAACTTTGACATTTCGTCCCCGGTTCAGGTGACGGTAACCGCGAGCGATCCGCATTATTGGGATCGGGGAGTCGAAGTGCAGCCTATGCGATTCGGGATTCGCCCGCGAAGGGACGGGGCGTCGATTACGTTTCCTCTGGAGCAGCCGGCAAAGTTAACCATTACACGGCCCGGCGAACATTATGCAGATTCGGAGATGCTGTTTCTGTTTGCTAATAAGCCAGAAAGGTACAGGATCACGGCGAACACCCCGGGGGTCCGGTACTACGGGCCCGGGGTGCATCGCGAGAATATAGACGCCCATGAGGGAGACAACATTTACCTGGCGGCAGGGGCAGTAATAATGGGAGCGCTGAATATCTGGCAGGTAGATAATGTGCACGTTTCCGGGCTTGGCATGTTGCTCTATAACGGACCGCAGGATCCGGATCACGACACTGGTTGGATGCACAAACTGAATTGGCACGTGATCACGATGGACAGTGCGCATGGTATCGAAATTGAGGGGATAACTGCGGTGGTGCGAAGCCGAACGTGGATGATCCAGATGCGGGATTCGCGTGGGGTGACGTTTCGAAACGTAAAGGTGGTTGGCGGGAGCCCGGGAAATGCCAATCAGGATGGAATGGACTGGCTTGGGGGCGGGGATACCCTTGTGCAGGATTCATTTATTCGCGCGGCCGACGATATCTTCGCGATGTATGGGAACTGGGATGGGTACACGGAAGAGGCGCTGGCGACGCCAGGTCATGAGGTAAGCAATATCACAATCGAGAGCAGCGTGTTGTCGACAAGTATCTCGAACGTGGTGCGGGCGAACTGGCCAAAGAAGATCTTCGACAGCAACCATTTTACGCTGCGTGACTCGGACGTGATTCACATGGGAATGGGAAGCTGCGGAGTTCCGTTCGCGCTGGTGGAGCTATGGGCTGATCCAGCGGGGAAGGGGCTACAGTCAAATTATCGCATCGAGGATGTTCGGCTGGAGGACTGGTACTCGCTTGTTCAGCTACGACAGCCAAATCCGGCCATCCGCGATGTACATTTCGAAAACATCTCGGCCATGGATGGGCCGGGGCTTGCACCTTCTGAGTTGAAGGGTGATGTAAGTGGCGTGACGTTTCGAGATGTCAACCTTGGGGCCGGCAATGTTCGGGAAGACGCGAATATTCCGTTGCAAGTGATGGATGGGGCAGCTGAACCTGCCTATGGTCACTCGGCTGAAGCGGCGGACTTTAGTTATACGGGTGGGTTGATCAGGCCGGGAAGAAAGGTAACTTTTACGGTGCCCGCCGCGATTGGAGTGCGCTATCACTGGCTGTTTGGGGATGGGGCGGCAGCAGACGGTGCGGTGATCCAGCATTCGTTTGCGGATGCGGATGGCACCTTACTCGATGGGACGGGGCGTTATCGTGTGCTGCTGGCGGCGACTGATGCTAGTGGCCGCACACGGTGGAGTTCTCGGACGTTGGTTGTAAGGCCTTCACTCATGGCAGCACAAACAGAGGAGGGCATGCCACAAGGGTTAGTGAAGATCGCCGGAAGCGACGCTAGTTACGAAGGGATGGTGAGGATACCGGCGGATGGAGGGTACACGTTGACGCTGCTGACTAGCACCACGGCTTCACTATCGGTCGATGGAGAGCGGACGCAAAGTGGAATGCTACGACCGCAGGTGTGCGGGTCGAAGGGGGCAGCGGTGCAGGCGGTGCGCGTAAGTGTGGCGCTCGCGGCTGGCTTGCATCGGGTGGAGATAGATCGCGGACCTGAGATAGAAAACGCGGCGTCATCCAAGGAGCCGGTGCTGCTCTGGGAGGGGCCTGGGATGATGCGTGAGCCTGTGTCTGCCAGTGCGTTGCTTCATGCGGCGCATTAG
- the fumC gene encoding class II fumarate hydratase, which produces MTETEMRIERDSMGEVPVPAGKLWGAQTQRSLEYFSIGSDLMPREMICAYAVLKKGAASANHAGRRLDDERHKLIVRVCDEILAGQHVDMFPLHVWMTGSGTQFNMNVNEVISNRCCQLTGTPLGSKTPVHPNDHVNMSQSTNDSFPTAMNIAVAVNVKQRLLPSLQLLHNAIHAKAEEWKDIVKIGRTHLQDATPLTLGQEWSGYVGMLVDNLERIECALQGVYHLALGGTAVGTGINSDPGFAESVAAEIASLTGLPFVTAPNKFTVQGAHDALVQFSGCLRTLAVSLYKIANDIRLMSCGPRAGFAELLIPENEPGSSIMPGKVNPTQAEALTMIAVQVMANDVAVGFGGAGGYLEMNVYKPLMIFNIAQSITILTDGCTNFRKFLIEGTKPNLKKIKEYVDRSLMLVTALAPIIGYDKASEVAHYALENDLTLKDAALKLGLVNEEEFDRVVDPAKMVKPYIAGADAR; this is translated from the coding sequence ATGACCGAGACAGAGATGAGGATAGAAAGGGACTCCATGGGGGAGGTGCCGGTTCCAGCCGGCAAGCTCTGGGGGGCGCAGACGCAGCGCTCCCTTGAGTATTTCAGCATCGGTTCCGACCTTATGCCTCGGGAGATGATCTGCGCTTATGCAGTTCTGAAGAAAGGTGCGGCCAGTGCGAACCATGCCGGACGAAGACTGGATGATGAACGCCATAAATTGATCGTTCGGGTATGTGACGAAATCCTCGCCGGTCAGCACGTCGATATGTTTCCGCTCCATGTTTGGATGACGGGCAGCGGCACGCAATTCAATATGAACGTGAACGAGGTAATCTCGAACCGCTGCTGCCAGCTGACGGGCACGCCGCTCGGGAGCAAGACGCCGGTTCATCCGAACGACCATGTGAATATGTCACAATCGACCAATGACTCTTTTCCAACTGCCATGAACATCGCGGTAGCTGTCAACGTGAAGCAACGGCTGCTGCCGTCTCTGCAGCTTTTACATAACGCGATTCATGCTAAAGCCGAGGAGTGGAAAGACATTGTCAAGATCGGGCGCACCCACTTGCAGGACGCCACGCCTCTGACCCTTGGCCAGGAGTGGTCAGGCTACGTAGGCATGCTCGTCGACAATCTCGAACGCATCGAGTGCGCTCTGCAGGGCGTATACCATCTGGCTCTAGGCGGTACTGCGGTCGGTACCGGAATCAATTCAGATCCCGGTTTCGCCGAGTCGGTTGCGGCTGAAATTGCCTCGCTGACAGGCCTTCCTTTCGTTACCGCGCCGAATAAGTTTACTGTACAGGGTGCTCACGATGCCCTGGTGCAATTTTCCGGATGTCTACGCACCCTGGCGGTATCGCTATACAAGATCGCCAACGACATACGGCTTATGTCCTGCGGTCCGCGTGCAGGTTTTGCAGAGTTGTTGATTCCAGAGAACGAGCCGGGCTCTTCCATTATGCCGGGCAAAGTAAACCCGACTCAAGCTGAAGCTCTCACCATGATTGCCGTCCAAGTCATGGCCAATGACGTCGCGGTAGGATTCGGAGGAGCGGGCGGTTATTTGGAAATGAACGTTTACAAGCCCCTGATGATATTCAATATCGCTCAATCAATCACGATCCTGACCGATGGATGCACAAACTTCCGCAAATTTCTTATCGAAGGCACGAAGCCAAATTTGAAGAAGATCAAGGAATACGTGGACCGCTCGTTGATGCTGGTGACAGCGCTCGCGCCGATCATCGGCTATGACAAGGCGTCCGAAGTTGCGCATTATGCGCTGGAGAATGATCTCACTTTGAAAGATGCGGCGCTGAAGCTTGGTCTCGTCAACGAGGAGGAGTTTGATCGCGTGGTCGATCCGGCCAAAATGGTCAAGCCGTATATTGCTGGAGCTGACGCGAGGTAG
- a CDS encoding glycoside hydrolase family 16 protein, whose amino-acid sequence MTFRVHTTAVIGSALLAFLSLGGTSAADRAATLAKPVNWGSPDQPYAKRRPVTAADRSAIQSYRSGHKLPVFSTNFADAAELQADWTLISDDGRMCRRPGNVEATSSGLRLKTLAAKADCHNQSLKWSTGSIQSKADYGYGFFEATIKIADVKGMNDAFWMNTENQPATGDYFEIDVSEVQYPSYDHIGLQQYPAKLNNVALPA is encoded by the coding sequence ATGACGTTTCGAGTTCACACTACCGCTGTCATCGGCTCGGCGCTGCTTGCATTCCTATCTCTTGGCGGCACGAGCGCCGCAGACCGAGCAGCCACGCTCGCGAAACCGGTGAATTGGGGGTCGCCGGACCAGCCTTACGCCAAGCGGCGCCCGGTTACTGCTGCCGACCGCTCTGCCATCCAGAGCTATCGCTCCGGACACAAGCTGCCCGTCTTTTCTACCAATTTCGCCGACGCTGCCGAACTTCAAGCGGATTGGACACTGATTTCGGATGATGGCAGGATGTGTCGACGACCTGGGAACGTGGAAGCGACGAGCAGTGGCCTGAGACTGAAAACATTAGCCGCCAAGGCAGACTGCCACAACCAGAGCTTGAAATGGTCCACTGGCTCTATTCAAAGTAAAGCAGACTACGGTTATGGCTTTTTCGAAGCTACTATAAAAATAGCCGACGTCAAAGGAATGAACGACGCGTTCTGGATGAACACGGAGAACCAGCCGGCAACTGGCGACTATTTCGAGATCGACGTCTCCGAGGTGCAGTACCCAAGCTATGATCACATCGGGCTGCAACAGTACCCGGCCAAACTGAACAATGTCGCTCTTCCAGCGTGA
- a CDS encoding family 16 glycosylhydrolase: protein MGWGAKFVDDLSAGFHDYGVLWTPKELIFEVDGEPVAAAVTNNSIKAHADVMLSSALIYPGIPDHPEGHDMFVKSLRIYALQ, encoded by the coding sequence ATGGGATGGGGAGCCAAATTCGTCGACGATCTATCGGCCGGTTTCCACGATTACGGCGTACTTTGGACCCCTAAAGAGCTGATCTTTGAAGTCGACGGAGAGCCCGTTGCCGCGGCTGTCACGAACAACTCGATCAAAGCTCACGCCGATGTCATGTTGTCGAGCGCGCTGATCTATCCGGGCATTCCGGACCATCCTGAGGGCCATGACATGTTCGTAAAATCGCTGCGCATCTATGCTCTGCAGTAG